From one Agathobaculum sp. NTUH-O15-33 genomic stretch:
- a CDS encoding CdaR family protein, with translation MKHFLKEHDVLLRLLSLGLAVVIWAVVMGIDNPERHYDYNEIPIVFEGESALAEKTGLSIIEGKNTTITVRAVGKSTDVTDVKKNQISIKVDVSALPEAGEYDLPLDAAISKVGVDVQSIKPSTVHLRIDKITTKQVPVRLGVTGTPAEGCLAGTPKSLTEQVTVEGPSADLEEVAYAYATISVDGKDSALQENCAITLCNEAGEPIDSPYVSSKTQSVRVKLAVYQRGTVPLTVTLKDGGTSTANRATVTIDPTEVQVYGDQNIISEMKEINLGEIDLSSAKTGTAIVKTIDLPEGVHLADGQPKTATVTVAIDGVDTRKVKVTDFVVTDTSDEKANYTVTTQTENVEIELRGNKSALDKIDVSNFSIGLTVDSASLGEGTHEVKGVVAATGLPSGVTLVDEDVQVTIAVKRKESATPTPPTTPPAGTDTPDATEPPADADTSAEPNTSTDPQAPDAEQGDGT, from the coding sequence GTGAAACACTTTTTGAAAGAGCACGACGTATTGCTGCGCCTGCTGTCCCTCGGGCTCGCGGTTGTTATTTGGGCGGTCGTCATGGGTATTGATAACCCGGAGCGGCATTACGATTATAACGAGATCCCCATTGTTTTTGAGGGAGAGAGCGCGCTGGCGGAAAAGACCGGCCTCTCCATCATCGAGGGCAAGAATACCACGATCACGGTGCGCGCGGTGGGTAAGTCCACCGATGTGACCGACGTTAAGAAGAATCAGATATCGATCAAGGTGGACGTTTCCGCCCTGCCCGAGGCAGGCGAGTATGATTTGCCGCTCGACGCGGCGATCAGCAAGGTCGGCGTCGATGTGCAGTCAATCAAGCCGTCCACCGTGCATCTGCGCATCGATAAGATCACGACCAAGCAGGTGCCGGTCCGTCTGGGCGTTACCGGAACGCCCGCGGAAGGCTGCCTCGCGGGCACGCCGAAATCGCTGACCGAGCAGGTGACCGTGGAAGGTCCGTCCGCCGATCTGGAAGAGGTCGCCTATGCTTACGCCACCATCTCGGTGGATGGGAAGGACAGCGCGCTGCAGGAGAACTGCGCCATTACTCTGTGCAACGAAGCGGGCGAGCCGATTGATTCCCCGTATGTATCGAGCAAGACCCAATCCGTTCGCGTGAAGCTGGCGGTTTATCAGCGCGGCACCGTGCCGCTCACCGTGACGCTGAAGGACGGCGGCACGTCCACCGCAAACCGCGCCACGGTCACGATCGACCCGACCGAGGTGCAGGTCTACGGCGATCAGAACATTATTTCGGAGATGAAAGAAATCAACCTCGGCGAGATCGACCTGAGCAGCGCCAAGACGGGCACGGCCATCGTAAAGACCATCGACCTGCCCGAAGGGGTGCATTTGGCGGATGGGCAACCGAAAACCGCTACCGTGACCGTTGCGATCGACGGCGTGGACACCCGCAAGGTGAAGGTGACCGACTTTGTCGTGACCGATACGTCGGATGAAAAGGCAAACTATACGGTAACCACACAGACGGAAAACGTGGAGATCGAGCTGCGCGGCAACAAATCGGCGCTGGATAAGATCGATGTAAGCAACTTTTCCATCGGCCTGACGGTCGATTCCGCTTCGCTGGGCGAGGGCACGCATGAGGTCAAGGGCGTTGTCGCCGCAACCGGCCTGCCGAGCGGCGTCACACTGGTGGACGAGGATGTACAGGTGACGATCGCCGTTAAACGCAAGGAGTCCGCAACGCCTACGCCGCCCACGACCCCGCCGGCCGGTACGGATACGCCCGATGCGACCGAGCCGCCGGCAGACGCCGACACGTCGGCCGAACCGAACACGTCGACGGACCCGCAAGCGCCGGACGCGGAACAGGGGGACGGCACGTGA